A single Defluviitalea saccharophila DNA region contains:
- a CDS encoding VOC family protein produces the protein MKIEHVAMYVNNLEKTKDFFISYFNAKANDGYHNKNTNFKSYFLTFDNGARLEIMNRPNMEDIDKTLFRTGFIHIAFSAGSIEKVDELTERLRKDGYKVMSGPRITGDGYYESCIIGIEGNQIEITV, from the coding sequence ATGAAAATTGAACATGTTGCAATGTATGTAAATAACTTGGAAAAGACAAAAGATTTCTTTATTTCTTACTTCAATGCCAAGGCAAATGATGGATACCATAATAAGAATACCAATTTTAAATCATATTTTTTAACATTTGATAATGGGGCAAGATTAGAAATCATGAATAGACCGAATATGGAAGATATAGATAAAACTTTGTTCCGTACTGGATTCATTCATATTGCTTTTAGTGCCGGAAGTATAGAAAAGGTTGATGAACTTACAGAGCGTCTTAGAAAAGATGGGTATAAAGTGATGAGTGGGCCAAGAATTACTGGTGACGGATATTATGAAAGCTGCATCATTGGCATAGAGGGAAATCAAATTGAGATAACAGTATAA